The Lycium barbarum isolate Lr01 chromosome 9, ASM1917538v2, whole genome shotgun sequence genome has a segment encoding these proteins:
- the LOC132608911 gene encoding phytochrome A-associated F-box protein — MSDSFMIDGFFSKLSEDLVLNIFFKLEDDPRNWARLSCVSTKFTSIIHNICYKSKCSLTIPSVVSDLLNNTTNSSSMVPPGGWSSLYKLAVCCPGLHQAGVLLENSDFGLERELGPDENYPGRVLTRPDSVLQSASSSNNGRCDASEVVAADSGWSLFDDLMFDTVYDISESTTLNQVEVVEEPPNVVVSPARVSKRRRIYRSPCSHLASGVWNLSREQGNKLLASRFKGDCLYICDWPGCIHIEEKRNYMLFRGIFKNFKRSRVWRTINDGNRKKIDLNCAFCSSKQTWDLHSAFCLRRYFGYHDDGEPVVRAYVCENGHVSGAWTDWPLYT, encoded by the exons ATGTCTGATTCATTTATGATTGATGGGTTTTTCTCAAAACTCTCAGAGGATCTTGTTCTCAACATATTTTTCAAGTTAGAAGATGACCCAAGAAACTGGGCACGTCTATCTTGCGTTTCCACAAAATTCACTTCAATAATTCACAACATCTGTTACAAATCAAAATGTTCTTTAACTATTCCTTCAGTTGTATCTGATCTCCTTAATAATACTACCAACTCTTCTTCCATGGTTCCACCTGGTGGTTGGTCTTCACTTTACAAATTAGCTGTATGTTGTCCAGGTTTACATCAAGCTGGTGTGCTGCTTGAGAATTCTGATTTTGGGCTTGAAAGGGAACTTGGCCCAGATGAGAATTACCCGGGTCGGGTCTTGACCCGACCCGATAGTGTTTTACAGTCTGCTTCGTCGAGTAATAATGGTAGATGTGATGCTAGTGAAGTAGTGGCTGCTGATTCTGGTTGGTCTTTGTTTGATGATCTTATGTTTGATACTGTTTATGATATTTCTGAATCAACAACCTTAAATCAGGTTGAAGTTGTGGAAGAACCCCCAAATGTAGTGGTCAGCCCAGCAAG GGTTTCGAAGAGGCGAAGAATTTATAGATCACCTTGTTCTCATTTGGCTTCTGGGGTGTGGAATTTGAGCCGTGAGCAGGGGAATAAGCTATTAGCGAGTAGATTTAAAGGGGATTGCTTGTACATATGTGATTGGCCTGGTTGTATTCACATTGAGGAGAAGAGGAATTACATGCTATTTCGAGGGATCTTCAAGAATTTCAAGCGGTCAAGAGTTTGGAGGACGATTAATGATGGTAATAGGAAGAAGATTGACCTGAATTGTGCGTTTTGCTCGTCGAAACAGACGTGGGATCTGCATTCGGCGTTCTGTTTGAGGAGGTATTTTGGGTACCATGATGATGGAGAACCAGTTGTTCGAGCTTATGTCTGCGAGAATGGCCATGTTTCTGGAGCATGGACTGATTGGCCATTGTATACTTGA